The window CGGCGGCGGCGGCAACGGCGGCGGCGCGAACGGCGGCCGTCCCGGGGCCGGTCGGGCAGCCGGCCACGGCTCACCCGCCCCGGCCGACGGCGCCGAGCCGGACGAGCGTCCGACCCTCCTGCGGCTCTCCTGGCAGAGCCGCACGGCCGGCGGGGACGCCGTGGAGCTCGACGTCTCCGCCTTCCTCTGCGCCGACGGACGGGTGCTCGACGACGAGCACTTCGTCTTCTTCAACAACCCGCAGGACCCGGACGGCGCGGTCCGTCTGCATCCCACCCGCTCGGTCCCCGGCGAGCCCGCCCGGGAGGCCGAACTCAGCCTGCACCTGGGCCGGGTGGCGGCGGGGGTGGACGAAGTGGTGGTCGCGGTCTCCACCGAGGAGGAGGAGTCGCCCGCGCTGCCGCTCGGCTACGTGCACGGGCTGGCCCTGACCGCCTCGTTCGGTCCCGGCGCCGAGGGCCCGGCGCACTGGGCGGCCGTCACCGGCGGGGTGTCGGACAGCGCCCTGGTGATCGGCTCGTTCCACCGCAAGGGCGGCGACTGGCAGTTCACCCCGGCCGGGACAGCGGTGGCGGGCGGCCTGGCCGGGCTCGCCCAGCACTGGGGCGTCGCGGTCGAGTGATCCGCCGGACGGCGGGGCGCCCGGGCGCCTCAGGGACCGAGGTCATACCTGAGGAGGAGCGGGCCCCCCGCCGGACCGTCGGGACGGCGGGGGGCGGCCGTACCCGCGGGCGACACTTCGGACCGGAACGGATTGGGAGGATTGAACGGAACCCGATCATCCCGTTCCGTCCCCGCAGGAGTTCCCCCGTGACGATGTCCGCAACCGCCGTCCGTACCGGCCGGGCGGCCGCCCGCGCCACCGGCCTCAACAAGGTCTACGGGGACGGGGAGACCCGCGTCGTCGCGCTCGACAACGTCAGCGTGACGTTCCCGCAGGGCGAGTTCACCGCCATCATGGGCCCCTCCGGCTCCGGCAAGTCCACCCTCATGCACTGCATGGCCGGCCTGGACACCGTCTCCTCCGGCTCCTCCACCATCGGCGACACCGAACTCGTCGGGCTCAAGGACAAGCAGCTCACCCAGCTGCGCCGCGACCACATCGGCTTCATCTTCCAGGCCTTCAACCTGCTCCCCACCCTGACCGCCCTGGAGAACATCACCCTCCCCATGGACATCGCCGGCCGCAAGGCCGACAAGGCCTGGCTCGACCGCGTCGTCGACACCGTCGGCCTCTCCGGCCGCCTCGGCCACCGCCCCAGCCAGCTCTCCGGCGGCCAGCAGCAGCGCGTCGCCTGCGCCCGCGCCCTCGCCGGAAAGCCCGACATCATCTTCGCCGACGAACCGACCGGCAACCTCGACTCCCGCTCCGGCGCCGAAATCCTCTCCTTCCTCCGCAACTCCGTGCGCGAACTCGGCCAGACCGTCGTCATGGTCACCCACGACCCCGTCGCAGCCGCCTACGCCGACCGCGTCGTCTTCCTCGCCGACGGCCGCATCGTCGACGAACTCGCCGGCCCCACCGCCGACACCGTCCTGGACCGCATGCGCCGCTTCGACGCCAAGGGCCGCACCAGCTGACCCCCCGCCGACAGCAGCCCGCCCCACCCCAGACTCCAGGACACCCCATGTACCGCACCGCACTGCGCAACGTGCTGGCCCACAAGGGCCGACTCCTGATGACGGTCCTCGCCGTCATGCTCGGCACCGCCTTCGTCGCCGGCACGCTCGTCTTCACCGACACCCTCGGCAACGCGCTGCGCTCCCAGAGCGCCAAGAGCTACACCGACATAGCCGTCACCATCAGTGACCGCAGCGCCGTCGACCGGGGGTACGACCTCAGCGGCGGGAGCACCACCAACCCCACCCTGACCGAGTCCACCCGCAAGGCGGTCGCCCTGCTGCCCGGCGCCGCCGAGGCCCGCGGCGTGGTCACCGGCTTCGCCGGCATCGCCGACCGCAAGGGCGCGCTGATCGGCGACGGCTTCTCGACCACCGGCACCAACTACGTGCCGGGCGCCGACGGCACCGACCCGCGCTACCCGCTCGTCGACGGCCGCGGCCCGCGCGGCTCCGGCGAGGTGGCGCTGGACGTGAAGACCGCCGACAAGGGCGGCTACAAGGTCGGCGACACCGTCCGGGTGGCCGTCAACGGCCCGGTCATGGAGCTGAAGCTCACCGGCACCCTGCACACCAACGACCCGCGCGTCGTCTCCGGCGGCTCGCTCGCCGCCTTCGACACCGCCACCGCCCAGCAGCTCTACCTCAGCCCGGGCCGCTTCGCCGAGATCGACGTCAAGGGCAGGCCCGGCGCCGACGACCGCGCGCTGCTCACCGCCGTCCGGCAGGCCGTCCCGCAGGACGACTCGATCGAGGCGAAGACCGGCCGCGAGCTGGCCGACGAGCAGGACCGGATGATCCAGGAGGGCACCAAGGGCATGAGCGGCGTGCTGCTCGGCTTCGCCGCGATCGCGCTGTTCGTCGGCATCTTCATCATCGCCAACACCTTCACCATGCTGGTCGCCCAACGCACCAAGGAGCTCGCCCTGCTGCGCGCCGTCGGCGCCAACCGCAGGCAGGTCACCCTCTCCGTGCTGGTCGAGGCGCTGCTGGTCGGCCTGACCGCCTCGGTGGCCGGACTGCTCGCCGGCATCGGCATCGCCACCGGCCTGCGCTCGCTGCTGAACGGACCGATGGAGGCCAACCTGCCGGACGGCCCGCTGGTGGTCGCCCCGTCCACGGTGCTCGTCTCGGTCGCCATCGGAGTGCTGGTGACGGTGCTCGCCGCCTGGCTGCCCGCCCTCCGCGCCTCCCGGATCGCCCCGGTCGCCGCGATGAGCTCGGTCGAGCAGCCGGCCACCCAGAAGAGCCTGCGGGTGCGCAACACGATCGGCCTGCTGTTCGCCGCGGCCGGCGTCGGCGGCCTGCTGGCCGGCGCCGCCGGCAAGGAGGGCAAGCTGGTCGGCGCCGGCGCGGGCGCGCTGCTGATCGGCGTGTTCGTGCTGACCCCGTTGCTGGCCCGGCCGCTGATCGCGCTGTTCGCCCCGCTGCTGCGCAGGCTGTACGGGACGCCGGGCAAGCTGGCCCGCGAGAACGCCGTGCGCAACCCGCGCCGCACCGCCGCCACCGCCTCGGCCCTCACCATCGGCGTCACCCTGATCACCGCGCTGACCGTGATCGGTGCCTCGGTGAACAAGGCCGTGGACGAGGAGACCGAGAACGACACCAAGGCCGACTACACCGTCGCCATGCAGAACTCCTCGATGCTGTCCCCCGAGGTCGCGACGCAGGTCGCCCGGACTCCGGGCGTGAGCGCGATGAGCGTGGTGCGCACCGTCCTGGTCGGGACCGGCGCCGGCGACGCGGCCGGCACCGGCGACCGCGACGACCGCGAGGTGGTCACCTCGGTGGACGCCGCGACCATCGACCAGCTGGCCACCATCACGGTGAAGGCCGGTAGCGCGGACGCGTTGAGGCGGGGCGAGCTACTGGTCGGCTCCGGCACCGCCGACCGCCTGCGCCTGAAGCCCGGTGACCCGCTGGCCTTCACCTACCCGGACGGCACCAAGGGCTCGCTGACCGTCGGCGGCGTGCTGGAGGCCGGCACCGCGCTGGCCGGTCTGGTCGCCCCGGACTCCGTGGTCGGCCCGCACGCCGCACCCGGCACCGGGCCGCAGAAGGTCCTGGTCAAGGGCGTGAACGGCGCCGACGCCAAGCTGAAGCAGGCCCTGCGCGACGCCACCGGCGGCAACCCGCTGATCGCCGTCAAGGGCGAGAAGGACATCAAGGCGGAGAACCGCCAGCTGGTCACCGCGGTGCTGAACATCATGTACGGCCTGCTGGGGATGTCCGTGGTGATCGCCGTCCTGGGCGTCGTCAACACCATGGCGATGTCGGTGTTCGAGCGCCGCCGGGAGATCGGCATGCTGCGGGCGATCGGCCTGGACCGGCGCGGCATCGGCCGGATGGTCCGGCTGGAGTCGCTGATGATCGCGCTCTTCGGCGGCGTGGTCGGCGTGCTGCTCGGCATCGTGACCGCCTGGGCGGGCACCCGCACGATGGCTGACACCTTCAAGGGCATCACCACGGTGGTGCCGCCGGTCCAGATCCTGGGCTTCCTGGTCGCCGCCGCCGTGATCGGCCTGCTCGCCGCCCTCTGGCCGGCCCGCCGGGCCGCCCGGATGGACATCCTGGGGGCGATCAAGAGCGAGTAGCGCCCCGGGAGGGCCACCGACACCGAAGAGCTCCGCCCGCCGGGAAGGACACCGGCGGGCGGAGCTCTGTGCATGAACGATTCGTCAGCGGTGGGTCCGGTCAGCAGCCGTTGAGGATCGAGGAGAGGGTGCTCTTCTCGGCGGTGTCCACGGAGAGGCCGTAGAAGTACTTCACCTGCACCCAGGCGCGGGCGTAGGTGCAGCGGTAGGAGGTCTGCGGCAGCCAGTGGGCCGGGTCCTGGTCGCCCTTGGAGCGGTTGGAGCTCGCGGAGACGGCCAGCAGCTGCGGGCGGGTCAGGTCGTTGGCGAAGGCCTTGCGCTGGTCCGTCGTCCACGCCCAGGCACCGGAGCGCCAGGCCTCGGCCAGCGGCACCAGGTGGTCGATGTCGAAGGAGGAGGCGTTGGTGGTGGTCGCGTTGTCGTAGACCGAGGACCAGGTGCCGCTGACGGAGGCACAGGCGGAGTCGGTGACCACGCCGCTGCCGTCGCGCTTGAGGACGGTCTCCCGGGTGTTGCAGGTGCCGGCGATGGTGATCCAGTGCGGGAACAGCGTCCGGTCGTAGGTGTCGTCGTGGGTCTCGGCGCCCGTCGCGATGGAGGCCAGGTAGGTGCGGGCCGTCGCGGCCGAGACCGGGGTGGGCAGGGCGGCCTGGGCGGTGCCGGCGCCGGCCAGCAGCGCGGTGAGGGCGAGCAGCAGGGCGCCGAGGGCGGCCGGCAGGGCGCGGTGCGGCGTGCGTATCGCAGGCATACGGGGACTCCAGGGTCGGTGTGCGGGCAGGCGGAAGCCCCCGGGCGGAAGCGGCCCGGGCTGGCAACCAGCATGGCGCGTCGGGGGTTTACGCGGGTAGACCCTGGGATGAACTTTTTGACTGGTGGTCAGCTCGGCGCGGGGTACCACGCGGGCGCCGCGCGGCGCGGGGCGCGGCCGCACGGCGCTGTGCGGTGCCGTACGCGGGGGGAGCAGCGGGCGGCCGGCACGCCGGGCGGCGCCCCCGGGGGTGATGACGGGGATCGGTCCCGCCGCCCTCGCGGTCCTCCTCCTGGCGTACGGGCCGCCGCGGTAGCGCGGCAGTCCGCGGCACCGTGGCCGGACGGGACCCCGGACATGCCGAACCGCCCCGTCCGGCGGGGGCCGGGCGGGGCGGTTCGGGTGCTGTGCGGTTGCTGTGCGGGTGGCCGCCGGTGGGCCGTCAGGCGGCGGTCTTCGCCGGTCCGGCGTTCGCGAGCGGCTTGGCCGGGCGGCCGCCGAAGAGACCGAAGAAGATCGCCAGGGTCGGGATCAGGTAGGCCGCCCAGACGACCAGCTGGAGGACGGTCGGGTCGGGCTGGAAGTTGAAGACGCCCTTCAGCAGGGTGCCGTACCAGCTGTCCTTGGGGATGGTGCTGCTGATGTCGAAGGCCTGGCTGTGCAGGCCGCCGAGCCAGCCGGCCTCCTGGAGGTCGTGCACGCCGTAGGCGAGCACACCGGCCGCGACGACGACCAGCATGGCGCCGGTCCAGGTGAAGAACTTCGCCAGGTTGATCCTCAGCGCGCCCCGGTAGAACAGCCAGCCGAGCACCACCGCGGTGGCCAGGCCCAGGGCCGCGCCGATCACGGGGTTGTAGCCGTCGTCGGTGGCCTGCACCGCCGACCAGATGAACAGCGCGGTCTCCAGCCCCTCCCGGCCCACGGCCAGGAAGGAGGTGACCACCAGCGCGAAGGTGCCCATCGCCATCGCCGCGTCCAGCTTGCCGTGCAGCTCGGTCTTCAGGTGCCGGGCGGTGCGCCGCATCCAGAACACCATCCAGGTGACCAGACCGACCGAGATGATCGACAGCGAGCCGCCGAGCGCCTCCTGCGCCTCGAAGCTCAGCTGCGAGGAGCCGAACTGCAGGACGGCGCCGAAGGCCATGCTGAGGACGACGGCCGCCACCACGCCCGACCAGACCGGCAGGAGCTTGTCCTTGCGGCCGGTCTTGACCAGATAGGCGATCAGGATGCAGACGACGAGGCTCGCTTCGAGGCCCTCGCGCAGGCCGATCAGGTAGTTGCCGAACACGCTGGCTCCTGGGGGTGAAGAGGTGGTACGCGGGTGGGCGGGAGCGCCAGGTCAGCCGAAGAGGGCCTGGCCCCACCACTCGCCGGGCTTGCGGACGCCCGCCGGGCAGGCGAAGTGGGCGGAGCCGACGTGCTGGATGTACTCGTTGAGCTTGTCGCTGGAGGCGAGGCGCTGCTGGAGGGGGACGAACGCCTTGCGGCTGTCCCGCTGGTAGGCGAGGAAGAACAGGCCGGCGTCCAGGCGGCCGAGGCCGTCGGTGCCGTCGGTGAAGGAGAAGCCGCGGCGCAGGATCATCAGGCCGCTGTTGCTGTCCGGGTGGGCCAGGCGCACGTGGGAGTCCTCGGGCATCGCCTTGAGGTCCGGCGCGTCGTGCTCCTTGGGCTTGCCGTACGGCGCGCCCTCGCCCTTGGTGCGGCCGAAGACGTCCTCCTGCTCCTTGAGCGAGGTACGGTCCCAGGTCTCGATGTGCATCCGGATCCGGCGGGCGACCAGGTAGGAGCCGCCGGTCATCCAGTCCGGGCCCTCGCCGGGGGCGACCCAGACGTGCTCGGCGAGCTTCGCCGTGTCGCTGCCGGCGATGTTGTGGGTGCCGTCCTTGAACCCCATCATGTTGCGCGGGGTCTGCGCGTCCGGGGTGGTCGAGGACGTCTTGCCGAAACCGAGCTGCGACCAGCGGATGTTGACCGTGCCCATGCCGATCCGGGCCAGGTTGCGGATCGCGTGCACGGCGACCTGCGGGTCGTCGGCGCAGGCCTGGACGCAGAGGTCGCCGCCGCTGCGCTGCGGGTCGAGCTTGTCGCCCTTGAAGTTCGGCAGGTCGATCAGGGCCTCGGGGCGCCGGGCCTTGAGGCCGAACCGGTCCACGCCGTCCTTCTCGAACAGGCCGGGGCCGAAGCCGATGGTGAGGGTGAGCCGGGAGGCGGGCAGGCCCAGGGCCTCGCCGGTGTCGTCCGGCGGTGCCTCGGGCAGGCCGCTGGCGGCGCCGGTGCCGACCTCGCGCCCGCCCGTCATCGCGGCGGCCGCCTTGGACCACTCCTTGAGCATCTTGACCAGCGACTCGCGGGTGGCGGTCGCCGAGACGTCGAACGCGGCGAAGTGCAGCCGGTCCTGGACGGGCGTGGCGATGCCCGACTGGTGCTCGCCGTAGAAGGGGATGTTCGCGGGGGTGGCCGCCGGCGCGGGGGTGTCGTCGTCCTGCCGGGTGGCGGCGGCCACCGAGCCGACCCCGGCGGCGCCGATCGCGACGCCCGCGCCCGCCCAGCCGATCACGGCCCGGCGGCTGATCGGGCCGCGGTCGGCGCCGCCCCGCCCACTCGCGGCGGCGTCGGCGTCGGTGCCGGCCGGCGTCCCGCTCTGCTGCTGGTTCTCGGCGTCCATCGACGGGCGGCCCTTCTCTGCGCTGACTCACGGATGCCGTGGCGGCCACGGGGCCGCCACGGCGATGTGGTGGAGGCTAACCCGGCTACGGGAGCCGACACCTCCTGGGGTCCTGCTTGTCGACCGGTACTGCGTGTCGACCGTTACTTGACGACGACCGCGGCGGCCAGCTTCGACAGCGGCTCGCCCAACGAGTTCACCGCGTCGGAGAAGGTCTTGCGCTCGGCCTCGGTGACCTTGTCGTAGGA of the Kitasatospora sp. NBC_01246 genome contains:
- a CDS encoding ABC transporter permease, which codes for MYRTALRNVLAHKGRLLMTVLAVMLGTAFVAGTLVFTDTLGNALRSQSAKSYTDIAVTISDRSAVDRGYDLSGGSTTNPTLTESTRKAVALLPGAAEARGVVTGFAGIADRKGALIGDGFSTTGTNYVPGADGTDPRYPLVDGRGPRGSGEVALDVKTADKGGYKVGDTVRVAVNGPVMELKLTGTLHTNDPRVVSGGSLAAFDTATAQQLYLSPGRFAEIDVKGRPGADDRALLTAVRQAVPQDDSIEAKTGRELADEQDRMIQEGTKGMSGVLLGFAAIALFVGIFIIANTFTMLVAQRTKELALLRAVGANRRQVTLSVLVEALLVGLTASVAGLLAGIGIATGLRSLLNGPMEANLPDGPLVVAPSTVLVSVAIGVLVTVLAAWLPALRASRIAPVAAMSSVEQPATQKSLRVRNTIGLLFAAAGVGGLLAGAAGKEGKLVGAGAGALLIGVFVLTPLLARPLIALFAPLLRRLYGTPGKLARENAVRNPRRTAATASALTIGVTLITALTVIGASVNKAVDEETENDTKADYTVAMQNSSMLSPEVATQVARTPGVSAMSVVRTVLVGTGAGDAAGTGDRDDREVVTSVDAATIDQLATITVKAGSADALRRGELLVGSGTADRLRLKPGDPLAFTYPDGTKGSLTVGGVLEAGTALAGLVAPDSVVGPHAAPGTGPQKVLVKGVNGADAKLKQALRDATGGNPLIAVKGEKDIKAENRQLVTAVLNIMYGLLGMSVVIAVLGVVNTMAMSVFERRREIGMLRAIGLDRRGIGRMVRLESLMIALFGGVVGVLLGIVTAWAGTRTMADTFKGITTVVPPVQILGFLVAAAVIGLLAALWPARRAARMDILGAIKSE
- the efeU gene encoding iron uptake transporter permease EfeU; the encoded protein is MFGNYLIGLREGLEASLVVCILIAYLVKTGRKDKLLPVWSGVVAAVVLSMAFGAVLQFGSSQLSFEAQEALGGSLSIISVGLVTWMVFWMRRTARHLKTELHGKLDAAMAMGTFALVVTSFLAVGREGLETALFIWSAVQATDDGYNPVIGAALGLATAVVLGWLFYRGALRINLAKFFTWTGAMLVVVAAGVLAYGVHDLQEAGWLGGLHSQAFDISSTIPKDSWYGTLLKGVFNFQPDPTVLQLVVWAAYLIPTLAIFFGLFGGRPAKPLANAGPAKTAA
- a CDS encoding HNH endonuclease family protein, producing MPAIRTPHRALPAALGALLLALTALLAGAGTAQAALPTPVSAATARTYLASIATGAETHDDTYDRTLFPHWITIAGTCNTRETVLKRDGSGVVTDSACASVSGTWSSVYDNATTTNASSFDIDHLVPLAEAWRSGAWAWTTDQRKAFANDLTRPQLLAVSASSNRSKGDQDPAHWLPQTSYRCTYARAWVQVKYFYGLSVDTAEKSTLSSILNGC
- a CDS encoding ABC transporter ATP-binding protein, coding for MTMSATAVRTGRAAARATGLNKVYGDGETRVVALDNVSVTFPQGEFTAIMGPSGSGKSTLMHCMAGLDTVSSGSSTIGDTELVGLKDKQLTQLRRDHIGFIFQAFNLLPTLTALENITLPMDIAGRKADKAWLDRVVDTVGLSGRLGHRPSQLSGGQQQRVACARALAGKPDIIFADEPTGNLDSRSGAEILSFLRNSVRELGQTVVMVTHDPVAAAYADRVVFLADGRIVDELAGPTADTVLDRMRRFDAKGRTS
- the efeB gene encoding iron uptake transporter deferrochelatase/peroxidase subunit; this encodes MDAENQQQSGTPAGTDADAAASGRGGADRGPISRRAVIGWAGAGVAIGAAGVGSVAAATRQDDDTPAPAATPANIPFYGEHQSGIATPVQDRLHFAAFDVSATATRESLVKMLKEWSKAAAAMTGGREVGTGAASGLPEAPPDDTGEALGLPASRLTLTIGFGPGLFEKDGVDRFGLKARRPEALIDLPNFKGDKLDPQRSGGDLCVQACADDPQVAVHAIRNLARIGMGTVNIRWSQLGFGKTSSTTPDAQTPRNMMGFKDGTHNIAGSDTAKLAEHVWVAPGEGPDWMTGGSYLVARRIRMHIETWDRTSLKEQEDVFGRTKGEGAPYGKPKEHDAPDLKAMPEDSHVRLAHPDSNSGLMILRRGFSFTDGTDGLGRLDAGLFFLAYQRDSRKAFVPLQQRLASSDKLNEYIQHVGSAHFACPAGVRKPGEWWGQALFG